Proteins found in one Triticum urartu cultivar G1812 chromosome 4, Tu2.1, whole genome shotgun sequence genomic segment:
- the LOC125554169 gene encoding protein XRI1-like encodes MPPVATASRARSSPPLPVLSSSRRPSDPPSRPRAADHPAATENPAPAAGGKPFLLSVPTVTEEAPPPLCAVQMEGLDVARLAWDCLNRDDDDDDEELLRLLGNQTPLRDCHAFLDIGDITCEETLDLEEYREPKRRRILEYPSEVNQPDGRDHDMGSNFVTSEVTEASLICTDEPQSLNWDMQQDSDILDMISSLSNGAPYEPSDNQLENYSDGSTIYYTPDQMTPTQESVTYMDCQTDMPGTSEIAPATENLIMQETNKLSMLKVSKGGSSMIKMKQNLTTFMTCPFTLIKPYWEEGNVTLKDINQLIHAPPKQPPEILGMSAFSGKPVIGKTRIRTEGGKGSITILRTKG; translated from the exons ATGCCCCCCGTCGCAACGGCTAGTCGTGCCCgatcctcccctcccctccccgtCCTGTCCTCGTCGCGCCGCCCCTCCGATCCCCCTTCGCGCCCCCGCGCCGCCGACCACCCAGCGGCCACGGAGAATC CTGCACCGGCGGCGGGAGGGAAGCCGTTCCTGCTGTCCGTGCCGACGGTCACCGAGGAGGCGCCACCTCCGCTCTGCGCCGTCCAGATGGAGGGACTG GATGTTGCTAGGTTGGCGTGGGATTGCCTCAACcgagatgatgatgatgatgatgaagagctcCTGAGATTACTGGGAAATCAAACTCCTCTGCGAGACTGCCATGCCTTCCTTGACATTGGGG ATATCACCTGCGAGGAGACACTGGACCTGGAGGAATATCGGGAACCGAAGCGGCGACGCATATTGGAGTATCCTTCTGAGGTTAATCAGCCAGATGGTCGAGATCATGACATGGGTTCTAATTTTGTCACATCTGAG GTAACAGAGGCTTCACTGATTTGCACTGACGAACCACAGAGCTTAAACTGGGATATGCAGCAAGATTCAGATATTTTAG ATATGATAAGTTCCTTGTCAAATGGGGCACCCTACGAGCCATCAGATAATCAGTTGGAAAACTACTCTGATGGATCTACTATCTACTACACACCTGATCAAAT GACTCCTACCCAGGAGAGCGTTACATATATGGATTGCCAAACTGATATGCCAG GAACAAGTGAGATTGCACCGGCAACGGAGAATCTCATAATGCAGGAGACTAACAAACTTTCTATGCTAAAAGTATCTAAAG gaggaagctcgATGATCAAGATGAAGCAAAATTTAACTACATTTATGACATGCCCATTTACCCTTATAAAACCATATTGGGAAGAAGGAAACGTCACTCTGAAGGATATAAATCAGCTAATCCATGCTCCTCCGAAGCAGCCTCCAGAAATCCTGGGAATGTCAGCTTTTTCTGGCAAGCCAGTGATTGGCAAGACCAGAATCAGAACAGAAGGGGGGAAAGGCAGCATCACAATACTAAGAACAAAGGGCTGA